A region of the Ranitomeya imitator isolate aRanImi1 chromosome 5, aRanImi1.pri, whole genome shotgun sequence genome:
GTTATGACTCACACCACTGGCTCATGTGGAGAATCTGATGTGTATACCGGCACACCGGCTCTTCACATTGCACAGGAACAGCACACGTACCTATAGAGCGCTCGTCTGAACGAGCCCTGGGGAAACTAATCACGGAGCCGGCAGGAGGACGGACACTCAGCTAATTACAAAGAAAGATTGCAGCAGACATGGAGAAAGTCTTCAATGCTTTATTCCATAATGATTACATTGTTCTAATACCCATGATGGCGAGTGGGAAGGTTcaccctgacgcgtttctggcggacCGCCCTTAGTCACAGAGTGTATCAGGGAATTATGGGATATACCATTTAAAGTAACAACCACCAATCAGGAGTACCACAGAAAACCACGTGGACACAGAAATTATAATAAATGTAACAAAATACAATTAATACAGCGCTATATGGAACACTGACAAAGTCATAATTAGAGAACAATATCAATACTACATGTCAGTAATTACACATAGTATCATTTCTAGAAGGAGCGTGTGGGCAGCACTGTGGTGCAGTGgtcagcacagcagccttgcagcgctggagtcctgggttctaatcccacccagtacaacatctgcaaagagttgtatgttctccccgtgtttgcgtgggtttcctccgggtactccggtttcctcccacattccaaagacatactgatagggattctagattgtgagccccattgaggacagtgatgataatgtgtgcaaaaactgtaaagcgctgcagaatatgttagcgctatataaaaataaagattattatagaaGTCATTCCTATGGGTCGCTTTCTGTCCATCCTAATCCCGGACGCCTTCCTCAGTAacagtttttccaccagtctcctccTCTATCTGGACGATTAACTCAATTCCAAAGATAGTGAGACTTTGGATGTTCCCATTATGTGTCACCATAAAATGTCTGTTTACCCCCGAATGTGTCCTGTTGTTACTGGTAACGTTTGTAGATATTGCAATATTCTTTTTTCAGTTTTCGGCTCGTACATCTCACATATTTAAGGTTGCATTAATTGCTTTGTACAGTATACAACATAATTTGTGTTACAATTAAAAAGGGAATTCACAgtccagatgtcattgattttgtgTCTTATGTGGAAATTGACACGTTACATTTAGTGCCTGCAGACTTGAGAAACCTTTGATGGAAAGCCAAGCTGTTCTAAGCTTTTCCTGATACATACTGGGGGACAGCATATTACCGAGGGGGCGCCCTCTATTAGAGACTCAATAAATCAAGAGGAGGTGAGAGCTGGAGCTGGCCGATCACTTCCTGTTATTTACTtatgtccgaaggcggggacagtgaagccGGCGCTGATTGGGCGCAGAGCTCATGTGACGTAACAACCTCACCTAAGCCCAGGAGAGAGCGCAGACACCGCTGAAATGATGCTGACACGGAAGGTGGGTATTAATGTTATTTTAATGGGGGtagcaaacattcagattgagatggTATTGTCCTACTAGTGGAAAactttaaatgtctacacataacaATTGTAATGatcaaaacaatatatatatatactctgtgtaAAACtggaaaaaatgtaaatatttataaCAATGTTTCATATTAAACAGCTCTCCCCCtgcgtgtgagttctctgatgactATGAAGTTTGTCTTTGctaataaaacattttccacattcggaGCATGAGTACGGCTTCCCTACTGTGTAACTTCTCTGATGTTTCATCTGAAAAGATTTGTTTAAAAAAACAGTTTCCACACTCTGAGCATGAATTTTCTTATGTCTGAGAAGACTTGATTCATATATAAAACAGATCCCACATTCACTACATGTAACTGGATTCTCTCCAGTGTGATCTTTTTGATGATCACTTAGCAGGGCTTCagtattaaaacattttccacattcggaGCATGAATACGGCTTTTCTTCTGTGTGAGTTTTCACATGAGTAATAAGACTTGATCTCTGCATAAagaatttgccacattctgaacatgaatacggcatcTTTCCTGTGTGACCTCTCTCATGTACAATAAGACTTGATTTATATTTAAAACCTTTCTGACATACAGAACATGAATAAGgcctctctcctgtgtgaattctctcatgtacaGTAAGACTTGATTTTgctgcaaaacattttccacattctgaacatgaatacggcttcactCCTGTGTGAGATATCTTATGAGCTAAAACATTTGATTTTGTATTAtaccatttcccacattccgaacatgagtacagcttctctcctgtgtgaacactTTTATGCTTATTAAGAGCCGATTTCCttggaaaacatttcccacattctgaacaagcatAAGGCTTtactcctgtgtgaattttctcatgTATATTAAGATGTGTTTTATGTGCAAAACGTTTCTGGCatactgaacatgaatacggcttctctcctgtgtgaattctgtgaTGTGCAACAAGATATGAttttaaaataaaacattttccacattctgaacatgaaaatggcctttttcctttgtgaattctctcatgtttacCAAGACATGATTTAcctttaaaacattttccacattctgaacatgaaaatggcttctctactGTGTGAATTCTTTTATGTTTAGTAAGAAGATTTTtgcctgtaaaacattttccacattctgaacataaatatggcttctctcctgtgtgaattcgttCATGGTTAACAAGATCTAATTTACGATTAAAaccttttccacattctgaacatgaaaacggcctTTTTCctttgtgaattctctcatgtttacCAAGACATGATTTAcctttaaaacattttccacattctgaacatgagtacggtttctcccctgtgtgaattctcttatgtTTAGTAAGAAGATTTTTGCCTGAAAAaccttttccacattctgaacataaatatggcttctctcctgtgtgacttcgttCATGGTTAACAAGATCTGATTTACAATTAAAACctttttcacattctgaacatgaaaacggcttcactcctgtgtgaattctctcatgagtAATAAGAATAACTTTGAgtgaaaaacattttccacattctgaacatgagtacggcttctctcctgtgtgaattctctcatgcctAACAAGATCAGATTTActtataaaacattttccacattctgaacatgaaaactgcCTTTTTCCTTTGTGAATTCTCTCATGATTAACAAGGTTAGATTTTCGtgaaaaacatttaccacattctgaacatgaatacggcttctctctcgTGTGACTTTGCTTATATTTAACAAGATGTTCTTGATGTACATTAAGGGTAAAGAGGTTTTCACCTGAGGACTGACACATGATATCTTCATCTTTAACATTAAATTCTAGAGATAACACGACTTTTCCTCCAGGACGATCACTTGCATTTTCTGTTAGAAATAAAAACAGATTTCATGATTTTTTACAATTCCAACTTTAAATGTAAAGGTCCATCCATATTCCACCTCTGATCCAGGTTGAAGGCTCTAGAAGAAATGCTATGGAATCCATTGCACATTAAGGGCAAATACCCCAATTATCAGGGGGAAGAGAAGATGCGGAATACGGGATCCTCCAATGGTTCTTGCTTCCCCAGTAACTATGTCTGAGATGTTCTCATCAGTTACGAAAGATAGCACAAAAGAGAGCGCTGGACTTCCAGCCAAGCATCCCAAAGTAAACCTCCTTTGCTTCCATGATCATCAGTGTACATTTAGACACGGGCGAATTCATGttccaaacaaaaaataattatactAACTAGCAATTGCAAACACGTTTATGCACGGCCTGGGATAGTAGTGAGGCTGTATTATATCTGCCAGTGGCGACCACAGAAATAACTGAAGTCTCCCCTTACCTGGTGATACaagaggccggagctcctccaCCACAATGTCCTTATACTGATCCCAGTGTCCTTCTACAtaatcccactcctccatggagaaatagagagCGATGTCCTGACACCTGAGAGGAACCTGACAACCAATGAGAccgacatcacccagaatcctccattgTATAcaggtataatctcccagcagtctcctctcctcacccagaatccttcaTTGTATAtaggtataatctcccagcagtctcctctcctcacccagaatgctgcagtatatactgtataatctcccagcagtctcctctaatctcatcacccagaatcctccagtgtatcctgtataatctcccagcagtctcctctccgctaatCACCCAGAAtgctccagtatatactgtataatctcccagcagtttcctctccgctgatcacccagaatcctccattgTATACAGGTAtagtctcccagcagtctcctctcatcacccagaatcctccattgTATACAGGTATAATCtctcagcagtctcctctcatcacccagaatcctccagggtacactgtataatctcccagcagtctcctctcatcacccagaatcctccagtgtatactgtataatctcccagcagtctcctctcctcacccagaatcctccagtgtacactgtataatctcccagcagtctcctctcaccacccagaatcctccagtgtatactgtataatcaccCAGCAGTTTCCTCtcttcacccagaatcctccagagtaatctcccagcagtctcctctcctcacccagaatccctcagtgtaatctcccagcagtctcctctcatcacccagaatcctccagtgtatactgtataacctcccagcagtctcctctcctctcatcacacagaatcctccagtgtaaactgtataatctcccagcagtctcctctctgttcatcacccagaatcccccaggtgcaatctcccagcagtctcctctcatcatccagaatcccccagtgtaatctcccagcagtctcctctcgtcatccagaatcccccagtgtaatctcccagcagtctcctctccgctcatcacccagaatcccccagtgtaatctcccagcagtctcctctccgctcatcacccagaatcccccagtgtaatctcccagcagtcacctctccggtcagcagCTCAGTGATCTTGTTGGCCAGTTCTAGGACCTTCTTCTCAGGTGTCGGGGAGTGCAGGGGTTCTGTGTTGGGGCTCTGGATCTTGCTCCGTCCTCCGGACATACCGGGGGTCACACGGTCACCGGACGTCTTCTTCACCACCGTGTGCTCCTGTGTACAGTGACAGACGCCGATCACCACAGATTCTATCCATCTGATCAGTCCTGTTATATTAGTAGAGATCAGAGTGATCTCATGGGAGACTCTCACCTTTCCCTTTAACAAGTCGATTATCTCCAGGGCGAGGAGTAATATTCTTGCAGTCATGTCGCTTTTGTCCTGGTCGTTCCTTGTTGGGTCATTTTTCATCCTGACGTCCTGGTACTGATCCTTCTGTCCTTCCATGTACTCCCACtcatccatggagaaatagacagcggcaTCCTGACTCCTGACAGGAACCTGACAAACATACAGTTAGGTGCAGAAATCATTGGCCAGAGAGGAATCctcgtgatttcagctctgcaggtcgCGAGTTTGGATGTAAAATGAAATAACTGAGATGTAATCgaagtggagactttcaggtttatttaaaggggaggaaaaaaaaatctcttgtgaaacgtttaggaattaCTGCCATCTTTCTACAaatcctcatttcaggggctgaaAAGTGATTGGAAAAAAATCAACTTTATCATAAAGAAAATGTTCATCTTGAATAGATTGCTGAAATAAATAAACCCTTAACACaatataactccaagtcaatcacacttctgtggaaTCAACCTGTCCCGTTAAGAAGCAGCACAGATTGTGAATCCATTTCTCCTGCTGttacataattacataggttgaaaaaacgaCCCGTCCATCAGGTTCTCCcttcctccaccaattgtacatgttGTCACTAATTTAATTATAACCCACAGTGTTCTGTGTCTGGAGGAAATCATCCGGCCCTTGTATAAGATGTTATAGTggcggccattactacctcttgtggtcggcattccatagtctgactgctctaactgtaaagaaccctttcctatttatctGCCGGAATCGCCTTTATTCCACCCATAATCTGTGCCCACAGGTCCTCTGTATGGTCTATAGAAGGAATAAGTCACGTGccgtcctctgtactgaccacacagGTATTATACATGTAAACAAGATCTCCTCCAAGAtgccttttttctaagctaaacaagcccaagttttcctacctctcatcatatgagaagcCTCGATCCCGTGTAatagaggagaggcttccatcctgtgtaatataggagaggcctccgtcccctgtaatataggagaggcttccaccccgtgtaatataggagaggcttcCATTTCATGTAAAATAGaaaaggcctccatcctgtgtaatatagcagAGGCCTCTATCCCGTGTAATAGAGGAGAGGTCTCCGTCccctgtaatataggagaggcctctatcccgtgtaatataggagaggtctccgtctcctgtaatataggagaggcctctatcccgtgtaatataggagaggtctccgtcccctgtaatataggagaggcctctatCCCGTGTAATAGAGGAGAGGTCTCCGTCccctgtaatataggagaggcctctatcccgtgtaatataggagaggtctccgtctcctgtaatataggagaggcctctatcccgtgtaatataggagaggtctccgtcccctgtaatataggagaggcctctatCCCGTgttatataggagaggtctccatcccatgtaataatctagttgacACCTTTGAACTGACTAACTTTTGAATATTCTTTTTAAAATGGGGATCCTAAAACTGGATCCCATAATCTAGATGTGGCCTAACCAGTGATATATAAAGAGGTAACAATGCGTTAGAGCGATAAATTCCGGCAATCCTTTCTCTTTGCAAAAGGAACAGACAATAGGTGGAAATGATAGGcatttagcaagacaacccctataaaggagttctGCAGggagtgaccacagaccatttctctgttctcatcgtttttggctgttttggttacttttgattTCCACAACCTACAGAAGTTGCCAGGTAAtgcagctaatccaggatggcacatcaatgcgagctgtggcaagaagtgtAGCTGTGTCTGGCAGCACCGTGTCCAGAACATGGAGCAGATactaggagacaggtcagtacaccaggagatgtgaagggggctgtaggagggcaacaacccagcagcaggaccactacctcctcctttgtgcaaggaggaacacgagtagtgccagagccctgcaaaattacttaCAGCAGGCTGCTAACATCCATGCGTCTACTCAAACTCTCAGAaatagactccatgagggtggtatgagggcctgacgtacacaagtgggtgttgtgcttacagcccaacactgtgcagggcgattgccatttgccagagaacaccaagattggcagatttgacactggcgccctgtgctcttcacggaggagagcaggttcacactgagcacatgtgacagatgtgagtgtctggagatgccatggagaatgttgtgctgcctgcaacatcctccagcatagctggtttggcagtgggtcagtaatggtgtggggtagcatttctttggagggccgcagaaCCCTCCATGTGCTGGCCACAGGTAcgctgactaccattaggtactgGGATAAGATCTTCAGAcctattgtgagaccatatgctggtgcagttggccctgggttccttctgatgcaggacaatgccagacctcatgtggctgaagtgtgtcagcagttcctgcaagatgaaggcatttgaTGCTATGGACTAGCCGCCTGTTACGGATACCTGAATccaaattgaacacatctgggatattaTGTCTTAGTCCATCGACCAACGCCACCACAACATTccgccacagactgtccaggagttgactgaagctttaatccaggtctgggaagagatgccTTAGGAGAACATCCGCTGCTTCATCAgacgcatgcccaggcattgtagtgaagtcatacaggcacgtgaaggccacacataCTACTTGTTTTgatgtatttccactgaagttggatcagccaatAATTtcattttcactttgattttgagtatcattctaaaTCCAGACCTCAATCATCATGTCATGataaagggagcttagtctccagaaacgcgttgagattcttacccatatggttcgtgctaaaGTTTGTATCCTCTTGGAGCAGGCGCAGTGAGCAGTCTcatatgaggacagaggacgggcagcgctcactgcgcctgctccaAGGCATGAAAAAAGAGCGCAGGCGGCGGCTAATTTCAAAACATTGCTGAGGAGGCGCCCGGAAGGCTTGAGTGACGGCTGCGTGGCgcctgcagcagggggggaaaggcctgcctccaggactgaagaaaaggtatttaggccaaattacaaaacggattttttctgcagttacagcaccaataactaaaagagccaccttgtcagaatgcagcattactgctgcacaaggtggctcttttagtttcaaacgcttttggggggaggtgggggggaaggggtgacaggttccctttaatgtatcagCGTGGCTCCTCTGTGCACATATAAGAATTTCACAACTTTTGGAACAGCACAACGTTTCAGAACTTCCCACGTTACGCAGAGACGACAGCAGCACAACAGCAGGACAAATGGATTCACAACCGgtggcttcataactggacagattgatttcaccggagtgtgattgacttggagtcacATTGCGtaaagtgttcactttatttttttgagctacaTATATCTATATCTCTCAAGAACAGTCTGGGCGTATCTAAAGAATTAGGACAGATGTCCATCTGTTGTCTGTGGCCTCTTGACGACATGATTAATTACCATGGTAGTATATAGCTGCAGACTGCTAGGATCAGATAGATCCTGTATCCTGGCGGCAGCTGCTGTCTGCAGGGGACTGGGCTCCGATACCGATATAATCAGATCAGTGCAGGCGCCAGGCACTTCAAAGCGTCCTCCTGCCAAGAGATGCGAGTGCCCGGCAGCACTAATGTCAATATTGCCGTGTCAGCACTCGAGCCCTGCCTGCACACATGTAGACGCCGTGGCCAAATGGGAGCATGCCCCGCCGAATTTAAATATCCAGCGACAGCACTCGCAGAGTCTCTCTTTCTGTTCTGCTTGCCCCTGCCTGACTTGCCGCTGGTCCCCCCTCTCCAGCCGCAAGTGTCTTCTCCCCCTGCCTCACTCGCCTGTGTCCCTCTGCTGCACACAGCTCCATCAGCTCTGCCGCAGCTCCTACACACCGCAGCTGCCCTCCCCATCCTCAGCCCTCTGTGTCTCCAGCTCTCTCCCTGGTCCTTCTGCTGCTACTTCCCTCCATGTCCTCTGCCCTCTGTCTCCAGCTCTCTCCCTGGTCCCTCTGCTGCTGCAATCCTCCCGGTCCTCAGCCTTGTGTCTCCAGCTCTCTCCCTGGTCCCTCTGCTGCTGCCCTCCACATCCTCAGCCCTCTGTGTCTCCAGCTCTCTCCCTGGTCCCTCTGCTGCTGCCCTCCACATCCTCAGCCCTCTGTCTCCAGCTCTCTCCCTGGTCCCTCTGCTGCTGCCCTCCACATTCTCAGCCCTCTGTCTCCAGCTCTCTCCCTGGTCCCTCTGCTGCTGCCCTCCACATCCTCAGCCCTCTGTGTCTCCAGTTCTCTCCCTGGTCCCTCTGCTGCTGCCCTCCACGTCCTCAGCCCTCTGTGTCTCCAGCTCTCTCCCTGGTCCCTCTGCTGCTGCCCTCCACATCCTCAGCCCTCTGTGTCTCCAGCTCTCTCCCTGGTCCCTCTGCTGCTGCCTTCCACATCCTCAGCCCTCTGTGTCTCCAGCTCTCTCCCTGGTCCCTCTGCTGCTGCCCTCCACATCCTCAGCCCTCTGTGTCTCCAGCTCTCTCCCTGGTCCCTCTGCTGCTGCCCTCCACGTCCTCAGCCCTCTGTGTCTCCAGCTCTCTCCCTGGTCCCTCTGCTGCTGCCCTCCACGTCCTCAGCCCTCTGTGTCTCCAGCTCTCTCCCTGGTCCCTCTGCTACTTCCCTCCACGTCCTCAGCCTTCTGTGTCTCCAGCTCTCTCCCTGGTCCCTCTGCTGCTGCTGCCCTCCAAGTCCTCAGCCCTCTGTGTCTCCAGCTCTCTCCCTGGTCCCTCTGCTGCTGCAATCCTCCACGTCCTCAGCCTTCTGTGTCTCCAGCTCGCTCTCTGTTCCCTCTGCTGCTGCTACCCTCTACGTCCTCAGCCTTCTGTGTCTCCAGCTCTCTCTCTGCTGCTGCTACCCTCCACGTCCTCAGCCTTCTGTGTCTCCAGCTCTCTCCCTGGTCCCTTTGCTGCTGCTGCCCTCCAAGTCCTCAGCTCTCTCCCTGGTCCCTCTGCTGCAATCCTCAACGTCCTCAGCCTTATGTGTCCCCAGCTCTCTCCCTGGTCCCTCTGCTGCTGCCCTCCACGTCCTCAGCCCTCTGTGTCTCCAGCCCTCTCCCTGGTCCCTCTGCTGCTGCCCTCCACGTGTATGCTTTTAGGTAAGTGGTTGGGAAATATGATTTGGTTATTGTGAGGCTAACTGCATAGTAGTATTGTTTGCTATTATTGTATACGGTGTTAGAATTATAACTGTAGActtgtgtgtaataaatatattttattgatacAAGGTTTCATCTATGTTAGTTTGCATGGTACATAGCAGGTGAGGTATTAGCCAGATATTGATTATTGATACATAAGCCTGACAATATACAGAATACCGCCCTGTAACAATCAGAAACTTAAACATATATATCCACATAATAATGAATAGTACTTACACCCAGCAGACAGGAAAAACAATGAGTGTATATCATAGACCTATAGGACCCATCACAccccccctgatgaagctgctatGGAGCAGCGAAACGCGTGAGCCCCATCCTAATCGCATATTGCTTGGCATGATGGATCCCACACTTGTAGGTCTGTGATGTACCCTCCTTGTTTTCCCATCTGCTGGGTGCGAGTACTACTCATGATTATAAGGATGTGTTACATGTTGGAGTATCTGATACAGAACCTTACACTACAGACTTGGGGCTGCTTTTATTGATTACTTCATATCTACTTTAATCAGGTCACATGGTATGTGGTTATAAATTAGTGGCCCTTATTGTTATTTTTTAGGGGTTACCCAGTATGGGATACAGCTATGACCCTGTTCTGTTATATCCTTGTGCTACTGCTACATTATTCTATACAATTTGGGGGAAATctgctttttaattgtttttattgtacaTGGTTGGTTTGTCTTCAATAAAAGCATATACTTTATACTACAGGTGTGCTTAGCACTAGGTAATGTCTTTCTTGTTGTGAAGCATGAGAAATGCGGCTCGATGAGATCTGGTGatgactcggccattgcagaatacTCCACATCTTTTTCAGAGGACGTTTTGGGTCACTGTTCATCTGTCCTGTGAAGTGCCGTCCAATCAACCTTTGGTTAGATCTGAGCAGAATGTATCGCCCTGTATACACAGAATTAATACGgcggcttctgtcttcagtcacatcatcaataaccatGCCCTCGCCATCACACTGCCTTCCTGTCTTtactctcatgaagtcttctcgtTATTGTAGACTTAGATACGGAGACACCGAATTCCTGGAGAGTGATCTTCACTTGGGTGGGTGTTGAGAAGGTTTTTCTTCACCGTGggatgtttgttgtgaattctgtggtcaagctccctcctgtggtcatgagcggtacttcggctggttctgtctatgagcttcctctggtggatgcgagtggggctgcggcttctgagtttccttcctcaggtgacgaggttaagtcgttaggtgctgctctatttaactccacctag
Encoded here:
- the LOC138638918 gene encoding zinc finger protein 665-like; the protein is MDEDENNISRRIIDFTLEIISLLSGEDYTIEKTSGDCVTPIIHLHVSGRRSRSESPITEAPHSPMAEKKILDLTNEITELLTGEVPVRSQDAAVYFSMDEWEYMEGQKDQYQDVRMKNDPTRNDQDKSDMTARILLLALEIIDLLKGKEHTVVKKTSGDRVTPGMSGGRSKIQSPNTEPLHSPTPEKKVLELANKITELLTGEVPLRCQDIALYFSMEEWDYVEGHWDQYKDIVVEELRPLVSPENASDRPGGKVVLSLEFNVKDEDIMCQSSGENLFTLNVHQEHLVKYKQSHTREKPYSCSECGKCFSRKSNLVNHERIHKGKRQFSCSECGKCFISKSDLVRHERIHTGEKPYSCSECGKCFSLKVILITHERIHTGVKPFSCSECEKGFNCKSDLVNHERSHTGEKPYLCSECGKGFSGKNLLTKHKRIHTGEKPYSCSECGKCFKGKSCLGKHERIHKGKRPFSCSECGKGFNRKLDLVNHERIHTGEKPYLCSECGKCFTGKNLLTKHKRIHTVEKPFSCSECGKCFKGKSCLGKHERIHKGKRPFSCSECGKCFILKSYLVAHHRIHTGEKPYSCSVCQKRFAHKTHLNIHEKIHTGVKPYACSECGKCFPRKSALNKHKSVHTGEKLYSCSECGKWYNTKSNVLAHKISHTGVKPYSCSECGKCFAAKSSLTVHERIHTGERPYSCSVCQKGFKYKSSLIVHERGHTGKMPYSCSECGKFFMQRSSLITHVKTHTEEKPYSCSECGKCFNTEALLSDHQKDHTGENPVTCSECGICFIYESSLLRHKKIHAQSVETVFLNKSFQMKHQRSYTVGKPYSCSECGKCFISKDKLHSHQRTHTQGESCLI